From Parasteatoda tepidariorum isolate YZ-2023 chromosome 1, CAS_Ptep_4.0, whole genome shotgun sequence, one genomic window encodes:
- the LOC107438354 gene encoding 2-oxoglutarate and iron-dependent oxygenase JMJD4 isoform X2 — protein MFSLFDKRDELRIDLDISFRKNWCHEIKTIDRLSGETYEYFLRNHMISNKPCIFTSDLTDNWVSRNKWLKADGKPDLDFLIQEFGSSVVPVVICDDREDFCERKEMLFKAYIKEYFNTEVKMGDKMYYLKDWHFNRAYPNYKAYVTPFYFCDDWLNEFCENEDDDFKFVYMGPKGTWTPLHADVYGSYSWSANICGRKRWLLFPPGEENSLQKNSKIPFMLKETDIMNLKNVSFFDVIQEPGEVIFVPSGWYHQVWNLILLKAHHGMNLFKFLDILESRVALAKCQKETTTHQEDMQVLKNVCEKMLSCSLPDGLSNNISVLIDDISKFFTNL, from the exons atgttttcattatttgataaaaGGGATGAATTGAGAATAGATTTGGATATATCATTTAGAAAGAATTGGtgtcatgaaattaaaactattgatCGCTTATCTGGGGAAACCTATGAATACTTCCTTAGAAATCATATGATTTCAAACAAACCTTGTATTTTTACTTCAGATTTGACTGATAATTGGGTCAGCCGGAATAAATGGTTAAAAGCTGATGGAAAACCAGATTTGGATTTTCTAATTCAAGAATTCG GTTCTTCAGTTGTACCAGTGGTAATTTGTGATGATCGAGAAGACTTCTGTGAAAGAAAAGAGATGTTGTTTAAAGCATACATTAAAGAATACTTCAATACTGAAGTAAAAATGGGTGATAAGATGTATTATTTGAAAGACTGGCATTTTAATAG AGCATATCCAAACTACAAAGCCTATGTGACACCATTTTACTTTTGTGATGATTGGTTAAATGAATTCTGTGAAAATGAAGATGATGACTTTAAATTTGTGTATATGGGACCAAAAGGAACATG GACCCCACTACATGCTGATGTTTATGGGTCTTACAGCTGGTCTGCAAATATTTGTGGTAGAAAAAGATGGCTTTTATTTCCTCCTGGAGAagaaaattctttacaaaaaaattcaaagatacCCTTTATGCTGAAGGAAACggatataatgaatttaaaaaatgtatcattttttgaTGTCATACAAGAACCGGGTGAAGTTATTTTTGTTCCTAGTGGCTGGTACCATCAAGTATGGAATTTG attttattaaaagcacATCATGGAatgaacttatttaaatttttggacattttgGAGTCAAGAGTAGCTTTAGCTAAGTGTCAAAAAGAAACAACAACACACCAAGAGGATAtgcaagtattaaaaaatgtttgtgaaAAGATGTTGAGTTGTTCATTACCAGATGGTTTATCAAATAATATCAGTGTTTTAATTGATGacatttcaaagttttttacaaatttatga
- the LOC107438354 gene encoding 2-oxoglutarate and iron-dependent oxygenase JMJD4 isoform X1 encodes MFSLFDKRDELRIDLDISFRKNWCHEIKTIDRLSGETYEYFLRNHMISNKPCIFTSDLTDNWVSRNKWLKADGKPDLDFLIQEFGSSVVPVVICDDREDFCERKEMLFKAYIKEYFNTEVKMGDKMYYLKDWHFNRAYPNYKAYVTPFYFCDDWLNEFCENEDDDFKFVYMGPKGTWTPLHADVYGSYSWSANICGRKRWLLFPPGEENSLQKNSKIPFMLKETDIMNLKNVSFFDVIQEPGEVIFVPSGWYHQVWNLEDTISINHNWFNSYNILYIWHCLYKASLDVEQELSDLKQFDDWQDQHQILLKAHHGMNLFKFLDILESRVALAKCQKETTTHQEDMQVLKNVCEKMLSCSLPDGLSNNISVLIDDISKFFTNL; translated from the exons atgttttcattatttgataaaaGGGATGAATTGAGAATAGATTTGGATATATCATTTAGAAAGAATTGGtgtcatgaaattaaaactattgatCGCTTATCTGGGGAAACCTATGAATACTTCCTTAGAAATCATATGATTTCAAACAAACCTTGTATTTTTACTTCAGATTTGACTGATAATTGGGTCAGCCGGAATAAATGGTTAAAAGCTGATGGAAAACCAGATTTGGATTTTCTAATTCAAGAATTCG GTTCTTCAGTTGTACCAGTGGTAATTTGTGATGATCGAGAAGACTTCTGTGAAAGAAAAGAGATGTTGTTTAAAGCATACATTAAAGAATACTTCAATACTGAAGTAAAAATGGGTGATAAGATGTATTATTTGAAAGACTGGCATTTTAATAG AGCATATCCAAACTACAAAGCCTATGTGACACCATTTTACTTTTGTGATGATTGGTTAAATGAATTCTGTGAAAATGAAGATGATGACTTTAAATTTGTGTATATGGGACCAAAAGGAACATG GACCCCACTACATGCTGATGTTTATGGGTCTTACAGCTGGTCTGCAAATATTTGTGGTAGAAAAAGATGGCTTTTATTTCCTCCTGGAGAagaaaattctttacaaaaaaattcaaagatacCCTTTATGCTGAAGGAAACggatataatgaatttaaaaaatgtatcattttttgaTGTCATACAAGAACCGGGTGAAGTTATTTTTGTTCCTAGTGGCTGGTACCATCAAGTATGGAATTTG gaaGATACTATTTCAATTAATCACAATTGGTTTAATAGTTATAACATTCTTTACATTTGGCATTGCCTCTATAAAGCTTCTTTAGATGTTGAACAAGAACTCTCTGATCTTAAACAATTTGATGATTGGCAAGATCAGCATCAG attttattaaaagcacATCATGGAatgaacttatttaaatttttggacattttgGAGTCAAGAGTAGCTTTAGCTAAGTGTCAAAAAGAAACAACAACACACCAAGAGGATAtgcaagtattaaaaaatgtttgtgaaAAGATGTTGAGTTGTTCATTACCAGATGGTTTATCAAATAATATCAGTGTTTTAATTGATGacatttcaaagttttttacaaatttatga